From the genome of Chloroflexota bacterium, one region includes:
- a CDS encoding DUF2079 domain-containing protein, whose translation MLRHETLNSRGYDLGNVDQAVWNTAHGRVLQFTNWIGKSDDFRYPSRLAMHFEPIYLLIAPLYWIWSDVRLLLILQAVVVALGGLAIYRLALDALGRPWPAIAMVAAFLLYAPLQWALLDDFHAVTLVGGLVPFAFWALRRRRWGWFTLLVILIMSTKEDMPLLVGMMGLYALIWERERSAGLVTIAAAAAWFIVAVFVIIPHYTLGGQSQYLDRYADVLGPGGLTISSLPTLVVAMIRTLLSWETVRYMAGLLWPMAFTPIAGWPTLLIATPSIALNLLSNNPTQHVLGRHYVAPIAPVVAVAAVMGAAWLSRWLDRRTPWPRERWVGGLAGLVLICSLIAQYQGGFTPLAPDYRPPERTDHHRLLRRFLAQIPPDASVSTQQNLNPHLSQRERITIIPYDVSGEYLLLDVTTYPGYNYRNMHAWLKENVVERPGYGVIDAADGYVLLRRGAEPRPLPDAFFDFARTSEANPQYPAVVDFGDAVRFLGFDILPRRYGEPFYALYFQALRPLKRDYAITLYLADERYQLRGATEIPQMTLVWYPTSRWQPGETIRVIADTFTWWSGELSEFSVGMGILDGSDAWDVGARLRPQIRESQLAPRLLGDGTILHLMRFRQGKRRPAPIPEYRDRLPERVPHQVGARMGDLIELVGYRVETPKVQPGETVRVTLYWRALTTSPPARTVFVHLIDEQGTLRGQQDNPPVFGTQPLPLWTTGDEVRDPYAFQVAADAPPGSYAIAVGLYDPATGARLPVTGPDGTPLGDHILLENAVRVR comes from the coding sequence GTGCTCCGACATGAGACGCTGAACTCCCGGGGCTACGACCTGGGCAACGTGGATCAGGCGGTGTGGAACACGGCCCACGGCCGCGTCCTCCAATTCACCAACTGGATCGGCAAGAGCGATGATTTCCGCTATCCCTCCCGCCTGGCCATGCACTTCGAGCCGATCTACCTGCTCATCGCGCCGCTGTACTGGATCTGGAGCGACGTCCGGCTGCTACTGATCTTGCAGGCGGTCGTCGTCGCCCTGGGCGGCCTCGCCATCTATCGGCTGGCCCTGGACGCGCTCGGACGGCCATGGCCGGCAATCGCCATGGTGGCAGCCTTCCTCCTCTACGCGCCGCTGCAATGGGCGCTCCTGGACGACTTTCACGCCGTCACCCTGGTCGGAGGGCTGGTCCCCTTCGCCTTCTGGGCGCTACGCCGCCGACGATGGGGGTGGTTCACCCTGCTGGTCATCCTCATCATGTCCACCAAGGAGGACATGCCGCTGCTCGTCGGGATGATGGGGCTATATGCGCTGATCTGGGAACGGGAACGATCCGCCGGGCTCGTCACGATCGCAGCGGCGGCGGCGTGGTTCATCGTCGCCGTTTTTGTGATCATCCCGCACTACACGCTGGGCGGGCAATCCCAGTACCTGGACCGCTATGCGGATGTGTTGGGCCCGGGCGGGCTCACGATCTCCAGCCTCCCCACCCTGGTGGTGGCCATGATCCGCACCCTGCTCAGTTGGGAGACCGTACGTTACATGGCCGGGCTGCTGTGGCCCATGGCGTTCACCCCCATCGCCGGGTGGCCGACGCTGCTGATCGCCACCCCGTCCATCGCCCTCAACCTGCTCAGCAACAACCCCACCCAGCACGTCCTGGGCCGACACTACGTGGCTCCCATCGCGCCGGTGGTCGCCGTCGCCGCCGTGATGGGCGCAGCGTGGCTGAGCCGATGGCTCGATCGGCGGACACCCTGGCCGAGGGAGCGATGGGTCGGAGGGCTCGCCGGACTGGTGCTGATCTGCAGCCTGATCGCCCAGTACCAGGGGGGATTCACGCCGCTGGCTCCCGACTACCGCCCCCCCGAGAGGACGGATCATCATCGCCTGCTGCGTCGTTTCCTGGCGCAGATCCCCCCGGACGCCAGCGTATCCACCCAACAGAACCTGAACCCGCACCTCTCCCAGCGAGAGCGCATCACGATCATCCCCTATGACGTCAGCGGCGAATACCTGCTTTTGGACGTTACCACGTATCCCGGTTACAATTACCGCAACATGCACGCCTGGTTAAAAGAGAACGTCGTGGAGCGGCCGGGGTACGGCGTGATCGACGCGGCCGACGGGTATGTCCTCCTGCGCCGTGGTGCCGAGCCACGGCCGCTGCCCGATGCGTTCTTCGATTTCGCCCGCACGTCCGAGGCCAATCCACAGTACCCGGCCGTGGTGGACTTCGGCGATGCCGTTCGCTTCCTGGGGTTCGATATCCTGCCCCGACGCTACGGCGAGCCGTTCTACGCGCTCTATTTCCAGGCGTTGCGCCCGCTGAAGCGGGATTACGCCATCACGCTCTACCTGGCCGACGAGCGCTATCAGCTCCGCGGCGCGACGGAGATCCCGCAGATGACGCTGGTGTGGTATCCCACCAGCCGCTGGCAGCCGGGGGAGACGATCCGGGTGATCGCCGACACGTTCACCTGGTGGTCGGGCGAGCTGTCGGAGTTCTCCGTGGGGATGGGCATCCTGGACGGGTCCGACGCATGGGACGTGGGGGCCCGGCTCCGGCCACAGATACGGGAGAGCCAACTGGCCCCCCGGCTCTTGGGCGACGGGACGATCCTGCACCTGATGCGCTTCCGTCAGGGCAAGCGTCGCCCAGCGCCGATACCGGAATATCGGGATCGCCTGCCGGAGCGCGTCCCGCATCAGGTCGGCGCCCGGATGGGGGATCTGATCGAATTGGTGGGCTATCGCGTGGAGACGCCCAAGGTACAACCAGGGGAGACCGTACGCGTGACGCTATACTGGCGCGCCCTGACGACGAGCCCGCCCGCCCGCACCGTGTTCGTCCATCTCATCGACGAGCAAGGCACCCTGCGAGGGCAACAGGACAACCCGCCCGTCTTCGGCACGCAGCCGCTACCGCTGTGGACGACCGGGGATGAGGTGCGGGACCCATACGCGTTCCAGGTCGCCGCCGACGCGCCCCCCGGAAGCTATGCCATCGCGGTGGGCCTGTACGATCCCGCCACAGGGGCTCGCCTGCCGGTGACGGGGCCGGATGGCACTCCCCTAGGCGATCACATCCTCCTAGAGAACGCGGTGCGCGTCCGATGA